TTCTGAAGCGTATCCTCGAAGGTTTTTCGGGCGTCATCGTATTTTCCCTCAAGAAGTTGGTTGATGCCCACCTTGTTGTTGGTATACGCCTCGTTGGGGCCGTTGTTCAGGAAGTCTCCGTGTGAGTTAAGGGACAGTCCGAAGCCGCCAACGCCCATGCCCACGGAAGTGCCTCCGGTACCCATGCCCACGCCCACGCGGGTGTTGCCGCCACCCATGCCCACTCCGACGGAGGTGCCGGTCACGCAGCCGGAGAGAACGAGCAGGACGGCAAGGAAGATCAGTGTTGATGCGCTATTTGTTTGCTTCATGGGTGCTGTCTCGGCTAATATAGGTGAACTTTTTTCAAATCGAGTGATACACCCTAGCATGACTACCTTTTATACCGCTACCCTGGGTTGCAAGATCAACCAGTATGAAACCCGTTCCATCGGCGAGGCTTGGGCCGGTCAGCATGTCCGCGAGGTCGGGGACGCCGGCGAGGCGGACCTCATCCTGGTCAACTCCTGCGCCGTGACCGCCAATGCCGTGGCTGATCTGCGTCAGACCGTTCGCCGTTTTCATCGGGACAACCCCAAGGCAGAGATCATCATCACAGGGTGTGCGGCCCAGGTCATGCCGGACGAACTGGCCGCGCTTCCCGGCGTGGTTCGGGTGGTGGCCCAGGAAGACAAGGCGCAACTGCTGGACGGTCCCGGCGGACAGGTGGGTGCCAAGGGCGGGAAGGCCGGGTTCGCTCCCTTTTCCATATCCGGTTACGATCGGGCCAGGGCCGTGGTCAAGGTCCAGGACGGGTGCTCCCACTTTTGCACCTATTGCATCGTTCCCCTGACGCGCGGCCGGTCCGTGAGCCGTCCCGTGAACGAGGTTGTGGACGAGGTCGGGCGGCTCCTGGCCGCCGGTTTCCGTGAATTCATATTGAGCGGCATCAACCTGCGCCATTTCGGTCGAGACCTCGACGGCAAGCCAGACTTTTGGGATCTGGTGGCCCGGCTGGAAGCGGTGTTCGGGTTGGAGTGGACCGGACGGGCGCGCTTCCGCATTTCTTCGGTGGAGCCGGGGCAGCTCGATGACAAGGCGCTGGACGTGTTGTCCGGTTCCTCAATGGTCTGTCCGCAACTGCATCTTTCCCTGCAAAGCGGCGACTCGGACGTGCTCAAGGCCATGGGACGGGGGCATTATTCCCCGCAGTCCGCCGTGGACTTCATGGAACGGCTGGCCAAGGTCTGGCCGGTCATGGGGCTGGGCGCGGACCTGATTACCGGCTTTCCCGGCGAGACCGAGGCCCGGTTCGAGAACACCTTGGAACTCTGCCGCGCCCTGCCGTTGACCTACGGCCATGTTTTCCCGTATTCCGAGCGGCCCGGCACGCGCGCAGTGGACCTGCCGGACCCGGTGGAGGTGCCGGTGCGCAAGGAGCGTGCCGCGAGGCTGCGCAAGCTCGTCAACGCGAAAAAGTCCGCTTTCCTCAAGAACCTGCTGACCTTGCCGCACCTCGATGTCCTGGTTCAGGATGCCCAGGGTCGCGGGGTCAGTCAGTTCTATGCGGCCTGCCGGATCATCACTGCAATTGGCAACGCTCCCCGTTCCCTGGTCCGGACGCGGCCGGTGTGTATCGAAAAGGGCGTGGTGTTGGTGGAGCCGTTGGAGGATGCATCATGAGTACGCCGAAGATTCCCGATCCCGGATTGCTGATCATCTCGGTTTTGAGTGCGAAATGGGATGCGTTCTGGCCCGGGCTGCTCTCTGAGCTGGAAGGGAGGTTCGGGAAGGCCGAGCCGTCCGAGCTGTTTGCCTTTGATCAGACCGATTATTATGACAAGGAGTTGGGAACCCCCATTACCCGGCGGATCGTGGCCTTTGATACCCTCCGCCCCTTGGATGAGTTGGCGGATATCAAGCTGTTTACCAATGGGCTGGAGGCCCGGTATGCAGTGGAGGGGAAGCGGCTCTTCAACCTCGATCCCGGCTTCATCACCATGCAGAGCCTGGTTCTGGCCACGG
This sequence is a window from Pseudodesulfovibrio sp. S3. Protein-coding genes within it:
- a CDS encoding tetratricopeptide repeat protein; translation: MKQTNSASTLIFLAVLLVLSGCVTGTSVGVGMGGGNTRVGVGMGTGGTSVGMGVGGFGLSLNSHGDFLNNGPNEAYTNNKVGINQLLEGKYDDARKTFEDTLQKYPNQPDATYYLGLTFIYQGDREAGFALLKGYREQYYYRGTSAVQRMAAHLEKKPELSAEEIHKAMNRERVDGYKQDIRERQELRRETW
- a CDS encoding DUF4416 family protein, translating into MSTPKIPDPGLLIISVLSAKWDAFWPGLLSELEGRFGKAEPSELFAFDQTDYYDKELGTPITRRIVAFDTLRPLDELADIKLFTNGLEARYAVEGKRLFNLDPGFITMQSLVLATGKNFSHRIYLKDGIWADLTLIWQKKQWVDFPWTFPDYAGEAMKTRLTKLRQSYRTKQSKPQT
- a CDS encoding MiaB/RimO family radical SAM methylthiotransferase, producing MTTFYTATLGCKINQYETRSIGEAWAGQHVREVGDAGEADLILVNSCAVTANAVADLRQTVRRFHRDNPKAEIIITGCAAQVMPDELAALPGVVRVVAQEDKAQLLDGPGGQVGAKGGKAGFAPFSISGYDRARAVVKVQDGCSHFCTYCIVPLTRGRSVSRPVNEVVDEVGRLLAAGFREFILSGINLRHFGRDLDGKPDFWDLVARLEAVFGLEWTGRARFRISSVEPGQLDDKALDVLSGSSMVCPQLHLSLQSGDSDVLKAMGRGHYSPQSAVDFMERLAKVWPVMGLGADLITGFPGETEARFENTLELCRALPLTYGHVFPYSERPGTRAVDLPDPVEVPVRKERAARLRKLVNAKKSAFLKNLLTLPHLDVLVQDAQGRGVSQFYAACRIITAIGNAPRSLVRTRPVCIEKGVVLVEPLEDAS